In Streptomyces seoulensis, the following are encoded in one genomic region:
- a CDS encoding S1 family peptidase → MRHARRRVVRRVTRLAAVGGLLLGGGMVAQAAMASETPAAPATTFSAAGTAGTRGAALAEKLGTARSAGNWVDAQGRPVVAVTDERAAAEVRAAGAQAKVVGHSMNELKSATGALRSAPRVPGTAWAVDYRTNRIVVSGDRTVSSGDWTRMTQVASRIGDFVSMERTEGRFTTRLNGAQPILSTGGRCSAGFNVTNGQRDFILTAGHCGPTGSIWFADGQGTRQLGATVNSSFPGGDFSLVQYDTDKAGQGADVVAVGGGKGVRITGAGDAAVGQQVFRSGSTSGLHDGQVTALNATVNYPEGTVTGLIETNVCAEPGDSGGPMFSEGIALGVTSGGNGDCTTGGTTFFQPVTKALTALNVKLITATPPPGAQSAAPTPATAAGQSGMTPSAARPGSSAPVTGVEGQTLLARLTDTRNVGPGLLVIAGSVIALVATRYIRAEQDRKAYQRYYSATWG, encoded by the coding sequence ATGAGGCACGCACGACGGCGGGTCGTCCGGCGAGTGACACGGCTGGCGGCGGTCGGCGGACTCCTCCTGGGAGGAGGGATGGTCGCGCAGGCGGCCATGGCGAGCGAGACCCCGGCCGCGCCGGCCACCACGTTCAGCGCCGCCGGTACGGCCGGGACCAGGGGCGCGGCGCTCGCGGAGAAACTCGGCACGGCCCGCTCGGCGGGCAACTGGGTGGACGCCCAGGGCCGTCCGGTCGTCGCCGTCACCGACGAACGGGCGGCCGCCGAGGTACGCGCGGCGGGCGCGCAGGCGAAGGTCGTCGGGCACAGCATGAACGAGCTGAAGTCGGCGACCGGCGCGCTCCGTTCTGCTCCCCGGGTGCCGGGCACCGCCTGGGCGGTGGACTACCGCACCAACCGGATCGTGGTCAGCGGGGACCGCACGGTGTCGTCCGGGGACTGGACCAGGATGACCCAAGTCGCCTCCCGCATCGGCGACTTCGTCAGCATGGAACGGACCGAGGGCAGGTTCACCACGCGGCTCAACGGCGCCCAGCCGATCCTCTCCACCGGCGGCCGCTGCTCGGCGGGCTTCAACGTGACGAATGGACAACGGGACTTCATCCTCACCGCCGGGCACTGCGGGCCGACCGGCTCGATCTGGTTCGCCGACGGCCAGGGCACCCGGCAGCTCGGCGCGACGGTCAACAGCAGCTTCCCAGGCGGTGACTTCTCCCTCGTCCAGTACGACACCGACAAGGCAGGGCAGGGCGCCGACGTCGTCGCGGTCGGCGGCGGCAAGGGTGTCCGGATCACCGGCGCGGGCGACGCGGCCGTGGGCCAGCAGGTGTTCCGCAGCGGCAGCACCAGCGGCCTGCACGACGGCCAGGTCACCGCGCTCAACGCGACCGTGAACTACCCCGAGGGCACCGTCACCGGCCTGATCGAGACCAATGTGTGCGCCGAACCCGGCGACAGCGGCGGCCCGATGTTCTCCGAGGGAATCGCGCTCGGCGTCACCTCGGGCGGCAACGGCGACTGCACCACGGGCGGTACGACCTTCTTCCAGCCGGTGACCAAGGCGCTCACCGCGCTGAACGTCAAGCTCATCACCGCCACCCCGCCCCCCGGCGCCCAGAGCGCCGCCCCCACCCCCGCGACCGCGGCCGGCCAGAGCGGGATGACGCCCAGCGCGGCCCGCCCCGGCTCCTCGGCCCCCGTGACCGGCGTGGAGGGGCAGACGCTGCTGGCCCGCCTCACCGACACCCGTAACGTCGGCCCCGGACTGCTGGTGATCGCGGGCAGCGTGATCGCGCTGGTCGCCACCCGGTACATCCGCGCCGAGCAGGACCGCAAGGCGTACCAGCGGTACTACTCGGCGACCTGGGGCTGA
- a CDS encoding SAM-dependent methyltransferase, whose translation MTDNPAAATNDVAVSLRARINTGQPHTARIWNYWLGGKDNYEVDRAAGDQIRQLHPGIGEYARHDRLFLGRAVRHLVGDLGIRQFLDIGTGLPTADNTHEVAQSVAPETRVVYVDNDPLVLTHARALLTSTPEGRTDYLDEDLRNIDAIFEHAAKTLDLSRPVALMLLGVVIFLGDDEDPYRLVRQLVDRLPAGSYLVLSHTVTSPSMPDVDEAVKFWNEHGTPKLTQRTPEDVTRFFDGLELLEPGVVSCSRWRPEDSGDTEPEEVAMFGGVARKD comes from the coding sequence GTGACCGACAACCCGGCCGCCGCCACCAATGACGTCGCCGTGTCCCTGCGCGCCCGTATCAACACCGGCCAGCCGCACACCGCCCGGATCTGGAACTACTGGCTCGGCGGCAAGGACAACTACGAGGTCGACCGCGCGGCCGGCGACCAGATCCGCCAACTGCACCCGGGCATCGGGGAGTACGCCCGCCACGACCGCCTCTTCCTGGGCCGCGCGGTGCGTCATCTGGTCGGCGACCTCGGAATACGGCAGTTCCTGGACATCGGCACCGGCCTGCCCACCGCCGACAACACGCACGAGGTCGCCCAGAGCGTGGCCCCCGAGACACGGGTCGTCTACGTCGACAACGACCCGTTGGTCCTCACCCACGCCCGCGCCCTGCTCACCAGCACCCCCGAGGGCCGTACCGACTATCTCGACGAGGATCTGCGCAACATCGACGCGATCTTCGAGCACGCGGCGAAGACCCTGGACCTCAGCAGGCCGGTGGCCCTGATGCTGCTGGGCGTGGTCATCTTCCTCGGCGACGACGAGGACCCGTACCGCCTGGTGCGGCAGCTGGTGGACCGGCTGCCGGCCGGGAGCTATCTGGTGCTGTCGCACACCGTCACCAGCCCGTCGATGCCGGACGTGGACGAGGCGGTGAAGTTCTGGAACGAGCACGGCACCCCCAAGCTCACCCAGCGCACCCCCGAGGACGTGACCCGCTTCTTCGACGGCCTGGAGCTGCTGGAGCCCGGCGTGGTCTCCTGCTCGCGCTGGCGCCCCGAGGACAGCGGGGACACCGAGCCGGAGGAGGTCGCCATGTTCGGCGGGGTGGCCCGCAAGGACTGA
- a CDS encoding PPOX class F420-dependent oxidoreductase codes for MDDALVTRLGSGKYLLVTSYRKDGSPVATPVWVVPDGDDALGVWTAADSYKVKRIRRRADVLVGPCDMRGRPTGAPHPAHAEIADPATTARYRTLIARKYGLFGRLTLLGSKLRRGTEGTVGIRVTFPA; via the coding sequence ATGGACGACGCGCTTGTGACCCGGCTCGGCTCGGGCAAGTACCTGCTGGTCACCAGCTACCGCAAGGACGGCTCCCCGGTGGCCACCCCGGTCTGGGTCGTCCCCGACGGCGACGACGCCCTAGGGGTGTGGACGGCCGCCGACAGCTACAAGGTCAAGCGCATCCGCCGCCGCGCGGACGTCCTGGTGGGCCCCTGCGACATGCGCGGCCGCCCGACCGGCGCCCCGCACCCCGCGCACGCCGAGATCGCCGACCCCGCCACCACGGCCCGCTACCGCACCCTGATCGCCCGCAAGTACGGCCTCTTCGGCCGCCTCACCCTCCTGGGCAGCAAGCTCCGACGCGGCACGGAGGGCACGGTGGGAATCCGGGTGACGTTCCCCGCCTAG
- a CDS encoding Zn-ribbon domain-containing OB-fold protein, whose protein sequence is MYHHSSGTAQPPAGSAGLLTERPADSIEYQRCGWCGTAMYHRLLCPVCQGSDLRTERSEGIGTVRHSTTVHRNSPAARNVSLVELAEGFVVRGRVIGPPIGIHSGDRVRLSTAKDPVRGEPVFQLLDESCRAWT, encoded by the coding sequence GTGTACCACCACTCAAGCGGAACGGCCCAGCCGCCGGCAGGCTCGGCGGGCCTCCTCACCGAGCGCCCCGCCGACTCCATCGAGTACCAGCGCTGCGGCTGGTGCGGCACCGCGATGTACCACCGGCTCCTCTGTCCGGTCTGCCAGGGCAGCGACCTGCGCACCGAGCGCAGCGAGGGCATCGGCACGGTCCGCCACTCCACCACCGTCCACCGCAACAGCCCCGCCGCCCGCAACGTCTCCCTCGTCGAACTCGCCGAGGGCTTCGTCGTACGCGGCCGCGTCATTGGCCCCCCGATCGGCATCCACAGCGGCGACCGGGTCCGCCTCTCGACCGCCAAGGACCCGGTACGCGGCGAACCGGTCTTCCAGCTCCTGGACGAGTCGTGCCGGGCGTGGACCTGA
- a CDS encoding TetR family transcriptional regulator, producing MSTSSAAPPAKPPMRDALVAAAFQLFMERGYEQTTVDDIVALAEVGRRSFFRYFPSKEDVVFPDHESCLADMTAFLAAGESDTEPVRRVCDAARLVLRMYAENPAFSVQRYRLTRRVSGLRAYELSVVWRYERALAAYLRGRFAGRPDGTLRADVIAAAVVAAHNNALRSWLRSDGKGDAEAAVDHALACVQTAFADAPARPASPFPPESPRPDDVVVLVARRDTPLWQVVRQFEATQGESR from the coding sequence ATGAGCACCAGCAGTGCGGCGCCGCCCGCGAAGCCGCCGATGCGCGACGCCCTGGTGGCGGCCGCCTTCCAGCTGTTCATGGAGCGCGGGTACGAGCAGACCACGGTGGACGACATCGTGGCGCTGGCGGAGGTCGGACGGCGGTCGTTCTTCCGCTACTTCCCCTCCAAGGAGGACGTGGTCTTCCCCGACCACGAGAGCTGCCTCGCCGACATGACCGCGTTCCTCGCGGCGGGCGAGAGCGACACGGAACCGGTACGGCGGGTGTGCGACGCGGCCCGGCTGGTGCTGCGCATGTACGCGGAGAACCCGGCGTTCTCGGTCCAGCGTTACCGACTGACCCGCCGGGTGTCGGGGCTGCGGGCGTACGAGCTGTCGGTCGTCTGGCGCTACGAGCGCGCGCTCGCCGCGTATCTGCGCGGGCGGTTCGCCGGGCGGCCCGACGGCACGCTGCGGGCGGACGTGATCGCGGCCGCGGTGGTCGCCGCGCACAACAACGCCCTGCGCTCCTGGCTGCGTTCGGACGGCAAGGGGGACGCGGAGGCGGCCGTGGACCACGCGCTCGCCTGCGTGCAGACGGCGTTCGCCGACGCGCCGGCCCGGCCCGCGTCCCCGTTCCCGCCCGAATCCCCGCGCCCCGACGACGTGGTGGTGCTGGTGGCCCGCCGGGACACCCCTCTGTGGCAGGTGGTCCGGCAGTTCGAGGCGACACAGGGCGAGAGCCGGTAA
- a CDS encoding peptidoglycan-binding domain-containing protein — protein sequence MPTPPDPERPRPARVVEPVRVLRARPTDALAELMRELMPEPGEGAWNKPRAEAEEDTEELPPVPAEDPAAAPRPRRRSWAVAAALAAAVLVGFGCALLLPGRQEPTAHPAPSPVPTTPAAPSTADPDGPGTLRQGDSGPEVTELRRRLLRIPDVFHDGPATGPYDARLAAAVARFQLWYGIRGDETGVYGDDTRRDLESRTGPG from the coding sequence GTGCCGACACCCCCCGATCCCGAACGCCCGCGCCCCGCACGGGTCGTGGAACCCGTACGCGTCCTGCGCGCCCGCCCCACCGACGCACTCGCGGAGCTGATGCGCGAGCTGATGCCGGAACCGGGGGAGGGGGCGTGGAACAAGCCGCGCGCCGAGGCCGAGGAAGACACCGAGGAGCTGCCGCCGGTCCCGGCCGAGGACCCGGCGGCCGCCCCGAGGCCACGCCGTCGGAGCTGGGCCGTGGCAGCGGCCCTGGCGGCAGCCGTCCTCGTCGGCTTCGGCTGCGCCCTCCTGCTCCCCGGCCGGCAGGAACCCACCGCGCACCCCGCGCCGTCCCCCGTCCCCACCACTCCCGCCGCTCCCTCGACGGCGGACCCGGACGGCCCCGGCACCCTCCGCCAGGGCGACTCCGGCCCCGAGGTCACCGAGCTGCGCCGCCGCCTCCTGCGCATCCCCGACGTCTTCCACGACGGCCCCGCCACCGGCCCGTACGACGCCCGACTCGCCGCAGCGGTGGCCCGGTTCCAGCTCTGGTACGGCATCCGGGGCGACGAGACCGGCGTCTACGGCGACGACACGCGCCGCGACCTGGAGTCCCGCACCGGTCCCGGCTGA
- a CDS encoding SpoIIE family protein phosphatase — MTSEPTPAVETGLGADVAALAKVVARQRAEMERLRDLTGSSAVLERAKGALMALTGRSAEAAHEELLARAEAGRRTLIEECWLTLGALEPPKPIAPDADPAALPEPASVSRKPAPTAPGDLADVLADLGRALVRVGSPQELAGVLLRHLGPDAAADAVLLYQRLPGDGLELIGYAGIDAALGGRWHHMPEVNRLAPLECLRTGEPRWLENLADDRRQYLLGDPPERWLSRAWLPVPGGSGSGIALGVLRTEEGPFDSRERQLLLGAARLCAGRLRAFDADRAGEASGITGYVQTVLDALPGAAILLRPLRAASGAVEDYRIEAASPEAVDVFGNTGREMLGRRILESYPTVAGEQLWHGYLTALSTGVPFESAPFAYQDVVDGAPVTATYSVRAAPLGDGLLVTWLRLDPVDRQEQRLWDVQRLGNLGWANWNLVTGETSWSAQTYAVLGLNAARGPVPLAELPALVAPQDAAPLRAAITELVRHARAFDVPFRVDAPGGVRHLRIVAEAVTEPDGTPAEVHGFVQDLTAQRSAELALVESERAMLLQRGVLQAERALADRLQHALLPLPAGPVRLAGLRVEVAYLPAQSGIQVGGDWFSAVELSDSMALFVVGDVAGHGIGAVATMAQLRFTAKGMVGTGSSLTGALTRLNTLLLDSRDGRSTATMVLARYDPTTRVLSWAQAGHPPPLLVRGGTARFLGRPVGMLLGASATPVYDSAEARLEPGDRLLLFTDGLVERPGEDVHAGFARLAHAVRTQGGDSLDSLLATMLVDEHRDDVCVVDIRLPKE; from the coding sequence GTGACGAGCGAGCCCACCCCTGCCGTGGAGACCGGCCTCGGCGCCGATGTGGCGGCGCTGGCCAAGGTCGTGGCCCGGCAGCGCGCCGAGATGGAGCGGCTGCGCGACCTCACCGGGTCCTCGGCGGTGCTGGAACGCGCCAAGGGCGCGCTGATGGCCCTGACCGGCCGGTCCGCCGAGGCCGCCCACGAGGAGCTGCTCGCCCGCGCCGAGGCCGGGCGGCGCACCCTGATCGAGGAGTGCTGGCTCACCCTGGGCGCGCTGGAGCCCCCGAAGCCGATCGCGCCGGACGCGGACCCGGCCGCTCTGCCGGAGCCGGCGTCCGTCTCCCGCAAGCCCGCCCCGACCGCCCCCGGTGACCTCGCGGACGTCCTGGCCGACCTGGGCCGGGCCCTGGTGCGGGTCGGCTCGCCGCAGGAGCTGGCCGGGGTTCTGCTGCGCCACCTGGGCCCGGACGCGGCCGCCGACGCGGTCCTGCTCTACCAGCGCCTCCCCGGGGACGGCCTCGAACTCATCGGGTACGCGGGCATCGACGCCGCCCTCGGCGGGCGCTGGCACCACATGCCCGAGGTGAACAGGCTCGCCCCGCTGGAGTGCCTGCGCACCGGCGAACCGCGCTGGCTGGAGAACCTCGCCGACGACCGGCGCCAGTACCTGCTCGGGGACCCGCCGGAGCGCTGGCTGTCGCGGGCCTGGCTGCCGGTGCCGGGCGGGTCCGGCTCGGGCATCGCGCTCGGCGTGCTGCGTACCGAGGAGGGGCCGTTCGACTCCCGCGAACGTCAACTGCTGCTGGGCGCGGCCCGGTTGTGCGCGGGGCGGCTGCGGGCCTTCGACGCGGACCGGGCCGGCGAGGCGAGCGGGATCACCGGGTACGTGCAGACGGTGCTCGACGCGCTGCCGGGTGCCGCGATCCTGCTGCGCCCGCTGCGTGCCGCGTCCGGCGCGGTCGAGGACTACCGGATCGAGGCCGCGAGCCCGGAGGCGGTCGACGTGTTCGGCAACACCGGGCGCGAGATGCTGGGCCGGCGGATCCTCGAGAGCTATCCGACCGTCGCGGGCGAGCAGTTGTGGCACGGCTATCTGACGGCGCTGAGCACGGGCGTGCCCTTCGAGAGCGCGCCGTTCGCCTACCAGGACGTGGTGGACGGCGCACCGGTGACCGCCACGTACTCCGTGCGGGCGGCGCCGCTGGGCGACGGGCTGCTGGTGACCTGGCTGCGACTGGACCCGGTGGACCGGCAGGAACAGCGGCTGTGGGACGTGCAGCGGCTGGGCAACCTGGGCTGGGCCAACTGGAATCTGGTCACCGGCGAGACCTCCTGGTCCGCGCAGACCTACGCCGTGCTCGGTCTCAACGCGGCGCGCGGGCCGGTCCCGCTGGCGGAGCTGCCCGCGCTGGTGGCACCGCAGGACGCGGCTCCGCTGCGCGCCGCGATCACCGAACTCGTACGCCACGCCCGTGCCTTCGACGTACCCTTCCGCGTCGACGCGCCGGGCGGGGTACGGCATCTGCGGATCGTCGCGGAGGCGGTGACCGAGCCGGACGGCACACCGGCCGAGGTGCACGGGTTCGTACAGGACCTCACCGCCCAGCGCAGCGCCGAACTCGCGCTGGTCGAGAGCGAGCGGGCGATGCTGCTCCAGCGCGGGGTGCTCCAGGCCGAACGGGCGCTGGCGGACCGGCTGCAGCACGCGCTGCTCCCGCTGCCGGCCGGACCGGTCCGGCTGGCCGGGCTGCGGGTCGAAGTCGCCTATCTGCCCGCCCAGTCCGGCATCCAGGTCGGCGGTGACTGGTTCAGCGCCGTCGAACTCTCCGACAGCATGGCGCTGTTCGTGGTGGGCGACGTGGCGGGGCACGGCATCGGGGCGGTGGCCACCATGGCTCAACTCCGGTTCACCGCCAAGGGCATGGTGGGTACGGGCTCCTCGCTGACCGGCGCTCTGACCCGGCTGAACACCCTGCTGCTGGACTCACGGGACGGCCGCTCCACCGCCACCATGGTGCTGGCCCGCTACGACCCCACGACCCGCGTACTGAGCTGGGCCCAGGCCGGACACCCGCCGCCCCTGCTGGTGCGCGGGGGCACGGCCCGCTTCCTCGGCCGGCCCGTCGGCATGCTGCTCGGCGCGAGCGCCACCCCGGTGTACGACTCGGCCGAGGCCCGGCTGGAGCCCGGCGACCGGCTGCTGCTGTTCACCGACGGGCTGGTGGAACGCCCCGGCGAGGACGTCCACGCGGGCTTCGCCCGGCTCGCCCACGCGGTCCGCACCCAGGGCGGCGACAGCCTGGACTCGCTGCTCGCCACGATGCTGGTGGACGAGCACCGCGACGACGTGTGCGTGGTGGACATCCGGCTGCCGAAGGAGTGA
- a CDS encoding MurR/RpiR family transcriptional regulator, translating to MPSPQQARAQASAITSGGPATGAGAAPTSQLRALFDGPRLSPGQRRVARYLIEHLTEAAFLSITELADRAGVSQPSVTRFASAVGFSGYPALRERLQSIALGALAGGPGEEDRANELQAAVDAEIQNLEHLRRDLADPDRVVRVGRELSRSTPLTVLGLRISGSLAEYFGYAARRIHPDVRLVTRGGSVASDALLQSREAGGSWVLAFAMPRHAQETLAALRVAREAGLKVALVTDLALGPLAEEADVTFATGTGSRLVFDSYAAPGLLAAALLQAMTDADPGRTQARLEKYEQVADQQQFFLRD from the coding sequence GTGCCCTCGCCGCAGCAGGCACGCGCCCAGGCATCTGCGATCACCTCGGGCGGCCCCGCCACGGGCGCCGGGGCCGCGCCGACCTCCCAGCTCCGGGCGCTGTTCGACGGGCCCCGGCTCTCCCCCGGGCAGCGGCGGGTGGCGCGGTACCTGATCGAGCACCTCACCGAGGCCGCGTTCCTGTCCATCACCGAGCTGGCCGACCGGGCCGGGGTGAGCCAGCCGTCGGTGACCCGGTTCGCGTCCGCCGTGGGGTTCAGCGGGTATCCGGCGCTGCGCGAACGGCTCCAGTCGATCGCGCTGGGCGCGCTGGCGGGCGGTCCCGGTGAGGAGGACCGGGCGAACGAGCTGCAGGCGGCGGTGGACGCGGAGATCCAGAACCTGGAGCATCTGCGCCGCGACCTGGCCGATCCCGACCGGGTGGTCCGGGTGGGCCGCGAGCTGTCCCGCTCCACCCCGCTGACCGTGCTGGGGCTGCGGATCTCGGGCTCGCTGGCGGAGTACTTCGGGTACGCGGCCCGGCGCATCCATCCCGATGTGCGACTGGTGACGCGGGGCGGCAGCGTGGCGTCGGACGCGCTGCTGCAGTCCCGTGAGGCGGGCGGCAGCTGGGTGCTGGCCTTCGCCATGCCCCGGCACGCGCAGGAGACGCTCGCCGCGCTGCGGGTCGCGCGGGAGGCGGGGCTGAAGGTCGCGCTGGTCACCGATCTCGCGCTGGGCCCGCTGGCGGAGGAGGCCGACGTCACCTTCGCCACCGGCACCGGCTCCCGGCTGGTGTTCGACTCCTACGCCGCTCCCGGCCTGCTGGCCGCCGCGCTGCTCCAGGCGATGACCGACGCCGACCCCGGGCGCACCCAGGCCCGCCTGGAGAAGTACGAGCAGGTCGCCGACCAGCAGCAGTTCTTCCTGCGGGACTGA
- a CDS encoding phospholipid carrier-dependent glycosyltransferase — MASAHLGTGTIPAPAPPLPRRRERRWLVQLLVALLLAQMAAAMVTTAVRQTPTIDEPVYVVTATDYLHEHRLRYNPEHPPLGKLLIAAGVAVADPHYDPALPGTQGEAGRHLLYESGNDPWRLMLWARLPVIALTLLGGLVVFAFARDLAGRAAGLVALALFAFCPDVVAHGSLATLDLPMTVFLLTSVWLTWRARDRPRLYVPLAGAALGAAVATKMSALPAIPLLMVLAGWSVWHARAGAGRRRGVLSALGGAGAVLAVALAVVWAAYLVVDPRLGFAPAEPVPPLAGKRALVSHLLPLPPAYGAGLRAQFAMEYYPWEGFLFGRVYTGALWYYLPVALLVKNPLGLTALGAAGAVTVLAVPRPRPAAPYLLLPPALLLAVAMTGARDFGTRYALFVPVFLALAGGCVTLWRPRWTKALAGVLVLWVAVSSLRTFPYYLPYANEAFGGPARTHRLLHDSNVDWGQDLGALADRLRERYPGERVWLVYKGSGVPSYYGIHAGAPLAVPPERVRGLLVVSDSAAAKARGRLAELIRTSRPVDDVGHSITVYRR, encoded by the coding sequence ATGGCGAGCGCACACCTCGGGACCGGGACGATCCCCGCACCGGCACCCCCGCTCCCCCGCCGCCGTGAACGCCGGTGGCTGGTGCAGCTGCTCGTGGCGCTGCTCCTGGCCCAGATGGCGGCGGCGATGGTCACCACGGCCGTCCGGCAGACGCCCACCATCGACGAGCCGGTGTACGTGGTCACCGCCACCGACTACCTCCACGAGCACCGGCTGCGCTACAACCCCGAGCACCCGCCGCTCGGCAAACTCCTGATCGCGGCCGGTGTCGCCGTGGCCGACCCGCACTACGACCCCGCCCTCCCCGGCACCCAGGGCGAGGCGGGCCGCCATCTGCTCTACGAGTCCGGCAACGATCCCTGGCGGCTGATGCTGTGGGCGCGGCTGCCGGTGATCGCGCTGACGCTGCTCGGCGGGCTGGTGGTGTTCGCCTTCGCACGGGACCTGGCGGGGAGGGCGGCCGGCCTGGTGGCGCTCGCTCTGTTCGCCTTCTGCCCCGATGTCGTCGCACACGGCTCGCTGGCCACGCTGGACCTGCCGATGACCGTCTTCCTGCTCACCTCGGTCTGGCTGACCTGGCGGGCCCGGGACCGGCCCCGGCTGTACGTGCCGCTCGCCGGGGCGGCGCTGGGCGCGGCGGTGGCCACGAAGATGAGCGCGCTGCCCGCGATCCCGCTGCTGATGGTGCTGGCCGGCTGGTCGGTGTGGCACGCCCGAGCCGGTGCCGGACGGCGGCGCGGGGTCCTGTCGGCGCTAGGGGGCGCGGGAGCGGTGCTGGCGGTGGCGCTCGCCGTCGTCTGGGCCGCCTATCTGGTCGTCGACCCCCGGCTCGGGTTCGCGCCCGCCGAGCCCGTCCCACCCCTGGCGGGCAAGCGGGCGCTGGTGAGCCACCTGCTCCCGCTGCCGCCCGCGTACGGCGCCGGGCTGCGGGCGCAGTTCGCCATGGAGTACTACCCGTGGGAGGGCTTCCTGTTCGGCCGGGTGTACACCGGCGCCCTCTGGTACTACCTGCCGGTGGCCCTCCTGGTGAAGAACCCGCTGGGCCTCACGGCCCTGGGCGCGGCCGGCGCGGTGACCGTCCTGGCGGTGCCCCGGCCCCGCCCCGCGGCCCCGTACCTGCTGCTGCCGCCCGCGCTGCTGCTGGCGGTGGCGATGACGGGCGCGCGGGACTTCGGCACCCGGTACGCGCTGTTCGTCCCGGTGTTCCTGGCGCTGGCCGGGGGCTGCGTCACGCTCTGGCGGCCCCGGTGGACGAAGGCGCTGGCCGGGGTGCTGGTGCTGTGGGTGGCGGTGAGTTCGCTGCGGACGTTCCCGTACTACCTGCCCTACGCCAACGAGGCGTTCGGCGGGCCCGCGCGGACGCACCGGCTGCTGCACGACTCCAACGTGGACTGGGGCCAGGACCTCGGCGCCCTAGCGGACCGGCTGCGGGAGCGGTATCCGGGCGAGCGGGTGTGGCTGGTCTACAAGGGCAGCGGGGTCCCGTCGTACTACGGCATCCACGCCGGGGCTCCGCTCGCGGTGCCGCCGGAGCGGGTGCGGGGGCTGCTGGTGGTGTCGGACTCGGCCGCGGCCAAGGCGCGGGGGCGGCTGGCGGAGCTGATCCGCACGAGCCGGCCGGTGGACGACGTGGGGCACTCGATCACGGTGTACCGGCGCTGA
- a CDS encoding nucleoside/nucleotide kinase family protein — protein MPPTFDDLLLRARHLARDGRRAILGIAGGPGAGKTTLAGHLVRALNADGPPWVAHVPMDGFHLADAELDRLGRRDRKGAPDTFDAAGYAALLRRLRETPADADEVVYAPAFERDLEQPVAGSIPVPPSARLVVTEGNYLLLQEGSWAGVRPLLDEVWYCEVGEPERVRRLVARHVEFGKEHAAAMAWVLGTDQRNAELIATTRDRADLLIPASALPVPGRD, from the coding sequence ATGCCGCCGACCTTCGACGATCTTCTCCTCCGCGCCCGTCACCTGGCCAGGGACGGGCGGCGCGCGATCCTCGGCATCGCGGGCGGTCCGGGCGCGGGCAAGACGACCCTCGCCGGGCACCTCGTACGCGCCCTGAACGCGGACGGCCCGCCCTGGGTGGCGCACGTCCCGATGGACGGTTTCCATCTGGCCGACGCCGAGCTGGACCGGCTGGGCCGACGGGACCGCAAGGGCGCCCCGGACACCTTCGACGCGGCCGGGTACGCGGCGCTGCTGCGGCGGCTGCGGGAGACGCCCGCCGACGCGGACGAGGTGGTGTACGCGCCCGCCTTCGAGCGGGACCTGGAGCAGCCGGTGGCGGGCTCGATCCCGGTGCCGCCGTCGGCGCGGCTGGTGGTGACGGAGGGCAACTACCTGCTGCTGCAAGAGGGTTCGTGGGCCGGGGTACGGCCGCTGCTGGACGAGGTCTGGTACTGCGAGGTCGGCGAGCCGGAGCGGGTACGGCGGCTGGTGGCCCGGCACGTGGAGTTCGGCAAGGAGCACGCGGCGGCGATGGCCTGGGTGCTCGGCACCGACCAGCGCAACGCCGAACTGATCGCCACCACGCGGGACCGGGCGGACCTGCTGATACCGGCCTCGGCGCTGCCCGTGCCCGGCCGGGACTGA